A stretch of Elgaria multicarinata webbii isolate HBS135686 ecotype San Diego chromosome 5, rElgMul1.1.pri, whole genome shotgun sequence DNA encodes these proteins:
- the LOC134399418 gene encoding uncharacterized protein LOC134399418 isoform X2, translating to MLPDEDRDDLCAAIAMLILLLSEYQRLRAQVAARRRQLREQLGRWLLRRSKLRAALCRTRLAMLAAYGDYVRETCRRFWARPRSKDWWENFVLKEWDDEQWLSHFRMSRGTFFEIVEELRPHLDRRLTVMGRPIPVEKRLAITLWRLATPCVYRTTAEQFGVGCSTAAQIVLEVCFAMEVTLLARTVKIGNVAEIMHGFGELGFPHCVGAVDGSHIPLQSPIHQASEYINRKDEYSMILQGTCDHKGRFINVEIGWSGKNHDAYVFANSGLCETMDAGVFVPTHPTIRLHGQQIPPLIIADGAYPLREWLMKPYGGALTPQQAHFNRCLRRARLVVEQAFGRLKGRWRSIGVRLELAEENIPSVISACVILHNICETKGHAMLVEAAEHNSVELATLGEPYVNEANRHTREGHKVRDAVREFLWANRR from the exons atgctccctgacgaggaccgtgacgatctttgcgcggccatagccatgctgatcttgcttctgtcggagtatcagcgcctccgtgcacaggtggctgccaggcggcggcagttgcgggaacaactggggaggtggctactccgccgcagcaagctgcgggccgccctctgccgaacgaggctagccatgctggccgcgtatggcgactacgtccgcgagacatgccgccgcttctgggcccggccgaggagcaaggactggtgggagaactttgtcctgaaggagtgggacgatgagcaatggctgagccatttccgcatgagcaggggcaccttttttgaaatcgtggaggagttgcggccgcatctggacaggaggttgactgtcatgggtagacctatcccagtggagaaacgcctagccatcaccctatggaggctggctaccccttgcgtctacaggaccacagcagagcagttcggggtaggctgctctacggcggcacaaatagtcctggaggtgtgctttgccatggaagtgaccctcctagctcgtacagtcaagattgggaacgtggcagag atcatgcatggttttggggagctggggttccctcattgtgtgggcgcggtggatggcagccatattcctctccaatctccgatacaccaagcctcagaatacataaacaggaaggatgagtactccatgattctgcaggggacctgcgaccacaaggggcggttcatcaatgtggaaataggatggagcggcaagaaccatgatgcctatgtctttgccaactcaggcctctgtgagacgatggatgcaggtgtcttcgtgcctacccatccaacaatcagattgcacggccagcagattccacccctcattattgcggatggcgcgtaccctttgcgtgagtggttgatgaaaccctatggtggggcactcactccacagcaagcccacttcaaccgctgtcttaggcgagcacgccttgtggtggagcaggcgttcggccgcctcaaggggaggtggcggagcataggcgtgcgcctggagctggccgaagaaaacatcccttcggtcatcagtgcttgcgtcatcctgcacaacatctgcgaaaccaaggggcacgccatgctcgtggaggcggcggagcacaattctgttgagctggctactctgggcgagccctacgtcaatgaggccaatcgccacacccgggaagggcacaaggtgcgggatgctgtcagagagttcctgtgggctaaccgccgctga